In Saccharicrinis fermentans DSM 9555 = JCM 21142, a genomic segment contains:
- a CDS encoding ligand-binding sensor domain-containing protein, with translation MKSLFFHDKSMVIKRCIVILASVFLCALTSNDVLNAQGDVSVSSYSISEGLTGNGITAIFQDSKGFLWVGTQDGLNMYDGYSFKVYRHKLEDSNSISGNYIQCINEDVEGNLWVGTIGNGLNKWSRDLEKFTCYSSKLDSECELPEDNVYGLSFDVDSALWVKTDNYLLKLDHDPVSKSTYGLYSSIFKYQEKLNVPIFYKSPHLLWIGTKDGIAQFNSQERLYERFIVDPEEGIYSNQLGAITGILKLDSNSLHSPGYKVCITLFKKKMVVISIER, from the coding sequence ATGAAAAGTCTATTTTTTCATGATAAATCCATGGTGATAAAACGATGCATTGTAATATTGGCATCCGTTTTTTTGTGTGCTTTAACGTCTAATGATGTGCTGAATGCACAGGGTGACGTTAGTGTGAGCTCTTATTCTATTAGTGAAGGATTAACAGGTAATGGTATTACTGCTATATTTCAGGATAGTAAAGGTTTTCTATGGGTGGGTACCCAGGATGGATTAAATATGTACGATGGGTACTCTTTTAAAGTTTATCGCCATAAACTGGAAGATAGTAATTCCATATCAGGAAACTACATCCAATGTATTAATGAAGATGTTGAAGGTAATCTTTGGGTCGGTACAATTGGTAATGGATTGAATAAATGGAGTCGGGATTTAGAGAAATTTACCTGTTATAGTAGCAAGTTGGATAGCGAGTGTGAATTACCCGAAGACAATGTGTATGGATTGTCTTTTGATGTAGATTCTGCTCTGTGGGTAAAAACAGATAATTACTTGTTGAAATTAGACCACGATCCTGTTTCTAAATCAACCTATGGATTGTATAGTAGTATTTTTAAATACCAAGAAAAACTCAATGTACCCATATTTTATAAAAGTCCGCATTTATTGTGGATTGGTACTAAGGATGGCATCGCTCAATTTAACTCTCAAGAGAGGTTGTATGAACGATTTATTGTAGATCCGGAAGAAGGTATTTATTCTAATCAATTGGGCGCTATAACCGGGATATTAAAACTTGACTCAAATTCCTTGCACTCTCCGGGTTACAAGGTTTGTATCACCTTATTCAAAAAGAAGATGGTAGTTATATCAATAGAAAGATAA
- a CDS encoding formate/nitrite transporter family protein, translating to MSLYTPPEILKVAGEAAIAKDKYSVQKILTLSFMAGAYISFGGLLSILIAGGMPTISAQNPGIVKFVFGAAFPVGLMMVVMAGAELFTGNNAYFMPNVLNKTQSWKAPLRNWGLVYAGNFVGAIFVAYFLTHLTEVVAQAPWSDMVLKIADSKTSNPFYKTFLKGIGANWLVCVALWMGMSAQHTSGKIMAIWWPVMAFVTMGFEHSIANMFFIPLAIFQGANITWYAFVVDNLIPATLGNIVGGAFFVGSLYWYAYHKKNESLP from the coding sequence ATGAGTTTGTATACCCCACCTGAAATACTAAAAGTTGCAGGCGAGGCTGCCATCGCAAAAGACAAATATTCAGTCCAAAAAATACTTACACTTAGTTTCATGGCTGGTGCATACATTTCCTTCGGGGGCCTTCTGTCAATACTTATAGCAGGTGGTATGCCCACCATATCAGCACAAAACCCAGGCATCGTCAAGTTTGTTTTTGGGGCTGCCTTCCCCGTGGGACTCATGATGGTGGTAATGGCAGGCGCAGAACTCTTCACAGGCAACAACGCTTACTTTATGCCCAATGTTCTTAACAAAACCCAAAGCTGGAAAGCGCCACTAAGAAACTGGGGACTTGTTTATGCAGGTAATTTTGTGGGAGCCATTTTTGTTGCCTACTTCCTGACTCACCTAACTGAAGTTGTTGCCCAAGCTCCCTGGTCAGATATGGTATTAAAAATAGCAGACAGCAAAACATCAAACCCTTTCTACAAAACATTTTTAAAGGGCATAGGTGCCAATTGGCTTGTATGCGTGGCCCTTTGGATGGGAATGTCAGCACAGCACACCTCCGGCAAGATAATGGCTATCTGGTGGCCCGTAATGGCCTTTGTAACCATGGGCTTTGAACATTCCATTGCAAATATGTTTTTTATTCCTTTAGCTATTTTTCAGGGAGCCAATATTACCTGGTATGCCTTTGTTGTAGATAACCTAATACCAGCTACCCTTGGCAATATTGTAGGAGGTGCTTTTTTTGTAGGTTCTCTATATTGGTATGCCTATCATAAAAAAAACGAAAGCTTACCTTAA
- the pflA gene encoding pyruvate formate-lyase-activating protein, with amino-acid sequence MPHLNIHSIESFGTHDGPGIRMVIFLQGCNLKCLYCHNPDTIPIKGGTEHELETLVKRAENMKSYFGKNGGVTVSGGEPLLQSKALIPFFKILKEKGIHTNIDTNGSILTTQSKELLDLYTDLIMVDIKHTHSAGYKQLTGVDAFGSSLKLIEHREQTGKPAWLRYVLIPGYTDTPEELIKMGERYKDFKCIEKIEIQPYHKLGIHKWESLGEKYQLKDALENTPEQIEKVKKILNPYFREIKIN; translated from the coding sequence ATGCCTCACTTAAACATTCACTCCATTGAATCATTTGGCACGCATGACGGCCCGGGGATCAGAATGGTTATTTTTTTACAAGGCTGCAACCTAAAATGCTTATACTGCCACAATCCCGACACCATACCCATCAAAGGAGGAACAGAACATGAATTAGAAACACTGGTAAAGAGAGCCGAAAACATGAAATCTTACTTCGGCAAAAACGGGGGAGTCACCGTGTCAGGAGGAGAACCATTATTACAAAGCAAGGCATTGATACCTTTTTTTAAAATACTAAAAGAAAAAGGCATACACACCAACATTGATACCAATGGCTCTATTCTAACCACCCAAAGCAAAGAACTTTTAGACCTTTATACCGACTTAATCATGGTAGACATCAAACACACCCATTCAGCAGGCTACAAACAACTTACCGGCGTAGATGCTTTTGGCTCTTCGCTCAAGCTCATTGAACATCGTGAACAAACAGGAAAACCTGCCTGGTTAAGATATGTACTTATTCCGGGCTATACCGACACTCCTGAAGAACTAATAAAGATGGGAGAACGATACAAAGACTTTAAATGTATCGAGAAAATAGAAATTCAACCCTATCATAAATTAGGCATACACAAGTGGGAATCATTAGGTGAAAAATACCAACTTAAGGATGCCTTAGAAAACACACCCGAACAAATTGAAAAAGTAAAAAAAATACTCAATCCCTATTTTAGAGAAATAAAGATTAACTAA
- a CDS encoding ligand-binding sensor domain-containing protein has protein sequence MYHLIQKEDGSYINRKIKTLSEKENAVNCIFQHSSGTVWIGTKAGLRVVEYDHGRDLLRYDKDSFFNQKQNRITEDEVTFLYEDKSGLLWVGTRYSGLLKVDFKPKKFKRIMRGDSKYPDLNTFDIKSIYMDDQGLIWLGTADKGLKILDQQRGDVYSYPVNRELNSIGEDMVLALCRDSQGRIWIGTARGIYIFYLNSGTISEFSYADSRKTESLLKENRINAIEEDALGNIWFATQFGLYKYDGESVYNFFAEEGSRNGICSDEVNDLLLDSEGILWIGTSDGVNFLDSNNDVVKKMGHFRNSGDSISVLSNNYILSIAEDQEDGIWFGTRSGLSYYNKREDVSKFYTHASGIANDMIYGVICDKNSGVWLSTNKGISLIKDNKQIYNFDIADGLPGYVFSRGAVEQSSSGIAYFGGVEGVAFIDPDSITYNLHRPEVVFTSIELYHKGKIIDNFKVDTQKIRLKYRKSSMLKVSFAALEFSESAKNKYQVYLEGFDDDWRPVTSENMIGISDLPAGDYTLHVKGANSDHIWTEMPVTIDISVIPPIWMSSYAYAFYLIALVFLIQSIINYRIRNYKTAYKTLEEKAGDKKKIEAQRELLSKINQSLTDSIYYAKRIQESILPSEVEIKKVLPESFVYYRPKDLVSGDFYWKHEVDDKIFIAAVDCTGHGVPGAFMSIIAYDMLKRIVKSDIEYCPAYILERLNKEVIDTFKKNNKEEKNSLLRVNDGMDIALCIIDKKQRKMAFAGAYNPLYLIRDNEILVYKGDRFPIGYQGEKEMKFSKHEIAMEQNDIFYIFSDGYADQFGGDEGKKFKYRRFRHLLLNIHRLPAEDQKAILHQKIEEWMGDFEQVDDIIVMGIRPLKE, from the coding sequence TTGTATCACCTTATTCAAAAAGAAGATGGTAGTTATATCAATAGAAAGATAAAAACACTTTCGGAAAAAGAAAATGCAGTTAACTGTATCTTTCAACATTCTTCAGGTACTGTCTGGATTGGAACAAAGGCAGGGTTGCGTGTTGTTGAATATGACCATGGACGTGACCTGTTGCGTTATGACAAGGACTCCTTTTTTAACCAAAAACAAAACCGGATAACGGAAGATGAAGTAACCTTCTTGTACGAAGATAAATCAGGATTGTTATGGGTGGGTACACGGTATAGTGGATTGTTAAAGGTGGATTTTAAGCCCAAAAAGTTTAAGCGTATTATGCGGGGTGATAGCAAATATCCCGACCTCAATACCTTTGATATAAAAAGTATTTATATGGATGATCAGGGACTTATTTGGCTGGGAACAGCAGATAAAGGTCTGAAAATTCTTGATCAGCAAAGGGGTGATGTGTATAGTTATCCTGTGAATAGGGAGTTAAACAGCATAGGTGAGGATATGGTATTGGCTTTGTGCCGAGACTCTCAAGGGAGGATTTGGATAGGTACAGCAAGGGGTATATATATCTTTTACTTGAATAGTGGTACCATTAGTGAGTTTTCATATGCCGATAGCAGAAAAACTGAATCCTTGCTCAAGGAAAACAGAATCAACGCCATCGAGGAGGATGCCTTGGGAAATATATGGTTTGCTACACAGTTTGGTCTGTATAAATATGATGGTGAATCGGTATATAACTTTTTTGCAGAAGAAGGAAGTCGGAATGGTATATGCAGTGATGAAGTAAATGATTTGTTACTCGATTCGGAAGGTATATTATGGATTGGAACAAGTGATGGAGTAAACTTTTTGGATAGTAATAATGATGTAGTTAAAAAGATGGGCCATTTTAGAAATAGTGGAGACTCCATATCTGTGTTAAGTAATAATTATATTTTGTCCATCGCAGAGGATCAAGAGGATGGTATTTGGTTCGGAACGAGATCTGGTCTTAGTTATTATAACAAGCGGGAGGATGTGTCCAAATTTTATACTCATGCATCCGGAATAGCAAACGACATGATTTATGGTGTTATTTGTGATAAGAATTCAGGTGTTTGGTTAAGTACCAATAAAGGGATATCCTTAATCAAGGACAATAAGCAAATTTATAATTTTGATATTGCCGACGGTTTGCCCGGTTATGTATTTAGTCGTGGAGCTGTTGAGCAGTCCAGCTCAGGGATTGCTTATTTTGGTGGGGTAGAGGGAGTGGCTTTTATTGATCCTGATTCTATAACTTACAATTTACATCGTCCTGAGGTTGTCTTTACTTCCATTGAATTATACCACAAAGGAAAAATTATCGATAACTTTAAAGTAGATACCCAAAAAATTAGACTTAAGTATCGGAAAAGTTCCATGCTAAAGGTGAGTTTTGCAGCATTGGAGTTTTCTGAGTCAGCCAAAAATAAATATCAGGTTTATCTTGAAGGTTTTGATGATGACTGGAGGCCGGTAACATCAGAGAATATGATTGGGATATCAGATCTTCCGGCAGGTGACTATACCTTGCATGTGAAAGGTGCTAACAGCGATCATATATGGACTGAGATGCCGGTAACCATTGATATATCTGTTATACCACCTATCTGGATGTCGAGTTATGCTTATGCATTCTATCTCATTGCCTTGGTGTTTCTGATTCAGTCTATTATAAATTATCGAATTCGGAATTATAAAACAGCTTATAAGACCTTAGAGGAAAAAGCCGGTGATAAAAAGAAAATTGAGGCGCAACGAGAATTGCTGTCCAAAATAAACCAAAGCTTGACGGACAGTATTTATTATGCCAAGAGGATTCAGGAGTCCATACTTCCGTCCGAAGTGGAAATAAAGAAAGTGTTACCCGAATCGTTTGTGTATTATCGACCTAAAGATCTGGTGAGTGGTGATTTTTATTGGAAACATGAGGTGGACGATAAAATATTTATTGCAGCAGTTGATTGCACCGGACATGGAGTTCCCGGGGCTTTTATGTCTATTATTGCCTATGACATGCTAAAACGAATTGTTAAATCAGATATTGAATATTGCCCCGCTTATATTTTGGAACGTTTAAATAAAGAAGTTATTGATACGTTCAAAAAGAACAATAAGGAGGAGAAAAATAGTTTGTTGAGGGTGAACGATGGAATGGATATTGCGCTTTGTATTATCGATAAAAAGCAAAGAAAGATGGCCTTTGCAGGCGCATATAATCCCTTGTATCTGATTAGAGATAATGAGATATTGGTGTACAAAGGAGATCGTTTCCCTATTGGATATCAGGGTGAAAAGGAAATGAAATTTTCGAAACACGAAATTGCCATGGAGCAAAATGATATCTTTTATATTTTCTCGGATGGTTATGCCGACCAGTTTGGTGGTGATGAGGGCAAGAAGTTTAAATACAGACGATTTAGACATTTGTTACTGAATATCCATCGCTTGCCAGCTGAAGATCAAAAAGCCATTCTGCATCAGAAGATAGAAGAATGGATGGGAGACTTCGAACAGGTGGATGATATCATTGTGATGGGAATAAGGCCGCTAAAAGAATAG
- the pflB gene encoding formate C-acetyltransferase: protein METKDFATGNWNKAIDVRDFVRQNISPYNGDYTFLQGASPKTKKLWEICLQALKEERANNGLRSVDTETVSTVNSFTAGYIDKDNEVIVGLQTDELLKRSMKPYGGFKVVQKALSEHGLKPSDIITEAFGKYTKTHNDGVFDAYTDEIRKFRSLGFLTGLPDNYARGRIIGDYRRVALYGINRLIEAKKEDLKEIKGPMSDHTIRLREEVAEQLKALHQMLDMGNHYGLDLSRPAQNGKEAVQWTYMAYLAAVKEQDGAAMSLGSVSSFLDIYIQRDLQTGAITEQEAQEYIDQFVMKLRMVRHLRMEAYEQIFAGDPTWVTESIGGMLVDGRSKVTKTSFRFLNTLYNLGPSPEPNITILWSNSLPQGFKEFCAKVSIDTSSIQYENDDLMRCHRNSDDYGIACCVSFQELGKHIQFFGARTNLAKTLLLALNGGRCENTGTQMVDGIPSMADDAYLDFDKVMDHFKIAMKEVARVYNESMNIIHYMHDKYYYEKAQMALIDTNPRINLAYGIAGLSIVADSLSAIKYAKVKPIRNEDGLTVDFQIEGDFPKYGNDDDRVDLIARGLVNHFSEELKKLTVYKNATPTLSVLTITSNVVYGKKTGATPDGRAKGIAFAPGANPMHGRDTHGAIASLNSVAKIDYEDSQDGISNTFSIVPKSLGSTQADRIENLVAALDGYFEKNAQHLNVNVLNRELLKDAMENPEEYPQLTIRVSGYAVNFTRLSREQQQEVLSRSFHESM, encoded by the coding sequence ATGGAAACTAAAGATTTTGCCACAGGCAATTGGAACAAGGCCATTGACGTTAGAGACTTTGTAAGACAAAACATTTCACCATATAATGGCGATTACACTTTTTTACAGGGAGCTAGTCCTAAGACAAAAAAGCTATGGGAAATCTGCCTTCAGGCACTAAAAGAAGAAAGAGCCAACAATGGTCTCAGAAGCGTTGATACCGAAACTGTTTCAACGGTAAATTCGTTTACTGCAGGTTATATCGACAAAGACAACGAAGTGATTGTTGGCTTACAAACCGACGAATTATTAAAAAGATCGATGAAGCCTTACGGAGGTTTTAAAGTTGTTCAAAAAGCACTTTCAGAGCATGGCTTAAAACCATCAGATATTATAACCGAAGCATTTGGCAAATATACCAAAACACATAACGATGGTGTTTTCGATGCCTACACCGATGAAATCAGAAAATTTCGTTCGTTGGGCTTCCTCACCGGCCTACCAGACAACTACGCACGAGGCCGCATTATTGGAGACTACAGGCGCGTTGCATTATATGGCATTAACCGCTTAATAGAGGCTAAAAAAGAAGATCTAAAGGAAATCAAAGGCCCCATGAGCGACCACACCATTCGTTTAAGAGAGGAAGTGGCTGAACAATTAAAAGCCTTGCACCAAATGCTGGACATGGGTAACCATTACGGTCTAGACTTATCACGTCCTGCCCAAAACGGCAAAGAAGCTGTACAATGGACTTACATGGCCTATCTAGCAGCCGTAAAAGAGCAAGATGGTGCCGCCATGTCACTCGGCAGCGTATCTTCCTTTCTTGACATATATATACAAAGAGACCTACAGACTGGTGCCATCACCGAACAAGAGGCACAAGAATATATTGATCAGTTTGTAATGAAACTTCGCATGGTTCGTCATTTACGCATGGAAGCCTACGAGCAAATTTTTGCTGGAGACCCAACTTGGGTAACCGAATCCATAGGTGGTATGCTGGTTGATGGAAGAAGCAAGGTCACAAAAACTTCATTCCGTTTCTTAAACACCTTATACAACCTAGGACCATCTCCAGAACCCAACATCACCATTCTTTGGTCGAACAGCTTACCACAAGGCTTTAAAGAATTCTGTGCAAAAGTATCCATCGACACCTCTTCCATTCAGTACGAAAATGATGACCTCATGCGTTGCCATAGAAACAGCGACGACTACGGCATTGCCTGTTGTGTTTCCTTTCAGGAATTAGGAAAACACATACAGTTTTTTGGAGCACGCACCAACTTAGCGAAAACACTATTATTAGCGCTAAACGGCGGGCGTTGCGAAAACACTGGAACACAAATGGTCGATGGCATTCCTTCCATGGCCGACGATGCGTATCTTGATTTCGACAAGGTGATGGATCATTTTAAAATTGCCATGAAAGAAGTAGCCCGTGTGTACAACGAATCGATGAACATCATTCATTATATGCACGATAAGTATTACTACGAAAAAGCACAAATGGCATTGATTGATACCAACCCTAGAATCAACTTGGCCTACGGTATCGCCGGACTATCCATCGTTGCCGATTCTCTTTCTGCCATTAAATACGCCAAGGTAAAACCCATTCGCAATGAGGATGGATTAACCGTTGACTTTCAAATAGAGGGCGATTTTCCCAAATACGGTAATGACGACGACCGGGTTGACCTCATTGCGCGCGGCCTTGTTAATCACTTTAGTGAGGAGCTAAAAAAACTAACTGTATACAAAAATGCCACACCCACACTATCCGTATTAACCATTACCTCCAATGTAGTTTATGGGAAAAAAACAGGCGCAACTCCCGATGGCAGAGCCAAAGGAATTGCATTTGCTCCGGGCGCTAACCCAATGCATGGTCGTGATACCCACGGTGCCATTGCTTCGTTAAACTCAGTGGCTAAAATTGATTACGAAGATTCACAGGATGGTATTTCCAATACCTTTTCCATTGTACCTAAATCATTGGGCTCTACACAAGCTGATAGAATTGAAAATCTAGTGGCTGCATTAGACGGTTATTTTGAAAAAAATGCGCAGCACCTAAATGTAAATGTTTTAAATAGAGAACTCCTGAAAGATGCCATGGAAAATCCGGAAGAATATCCTCAATTAACCATTCGTGTGTCTGGATATGCTGTAAACTTCACCCGTTTATCGCGCGAACAACAACAAGAAGTATTGTCTCGTTCATTCCACGAATCAATGTAA
- a CDS encoding FAD-binding and (Fe-S)-binding domain-containing protein yields MDNSDLQSSLDQLPSLLKGEVSLKNLDRAQHATDASAYREKPAGVVWPRDNADLRLIVNFANKNKIALIPRGAGTSLAGQVVGNGLVVNTSKYMNKILELNTEEQWVMVEPGVVLDELNKFLAPHKLFFGPETSTANRCTIGGMTGNNSCGSHSLVYGSTRDHLQEVHGYLSNGEEVVFKTLDPQEFHKKCKKEGLEGDIYREINEILSNPTHIQEIEREYPHKEIHRRNTGYALDYLAQMQPFKEDGDPFNMCKLIAGSEGTLMLTSKVKLNLVPTPPKKQALICVHFHSLEESLYANIEALKHAPRAVELIDDKIIELTGQSTAQQSNRFFISGKPAALLVIEFAEHSIEKLDKKTQKLIADFKSKELGYAYPIIEGKNIQRVWALRKAGLGVLSNMKGDNLPVGVIEDTALRPQDLPHFARDIKQLLNGFGKDCVFYAHVGSGELHLRPVLNLKDPQDVILFRKIAKETALLVKKYHGSLSGEHGDGRLRGEFIPFMVGDMNYKLLLRIKHIFDPEGLFNPDKIVNTPPMNTSLRYRQANPLKNITTVFKWDDTEGIVRATEKCSGSGDCLKSDIIGGTMCPSYMATRDEKHTTRGRANILREYFTGRLASDELYLEDVHETLSLCLSCKACKSECPSGVDIAKLKAEFLQHYYSQKGTPVKALLIGYLPSIQHLFSPFPWIYNLAIKTPGLKVLLPKMLGFSTKRSIPLMNNISLKTWSKWHKKANPRQKTVYFFADEFTNYSESDIGIKAILLLERLGYRVFIPQHLSSGRTFISKGLLKKARKIANRNIEMLAPMVSSTSPIVGIEPSAILTFRDEYLNLAKDELLSAAQKIKKCTFTIEEFLANEMNKGRIKKNQFTTEAKKIRFHGHCYQKALSNTKYIQQALSFPENYEAEEIESGCCGMAGSFGFEKDTYAISMKIAEMKLLPAVRETKQSTLLAASGTSCRHQIREGSEREALHPVEILYDALV; encoded by the coding sequence ATGGACAATTCCGATTTGCAATCATCACTCGATCAATTACCTTCTTTATTAAAAGGCGAAGTCTCTTTAAAAAACCTAGATAGAGCACAACACGCAACAGATGCTTCAGCTTATCGCGAAAAACCAGCAGGTGTGGTTTGGCCCCGCGACAATGCCGACCTTCGCTTAATTGTGAACTTTGCCAACAAAAACAAAATCGCCCTAATACCCAGAGGAGCAGGGACCTCACTTGCAGGCCAAGTAGTAGGCAATGGACTTGTTGTAAACACGTCCAAATACATGAACAAAATTCTGGAGTTAAACACAGAAGAACAATGGGTAATGGTAGAGCCCGGAGTTGTACTGGACGAACTCAACAAGTTTTTGGCCCCACACAAATTGTTTTTTGGTCCGGAAACATCCACTGCTAACCGATGTACCATAGGAGGGATGACTGGAAACAACTCATGTGGATCGCACTCCTTGGTTTACGGAAGCACACGCGACCACCTGCAGGAAGTACACGGCTACCTATCGAATGGAGAAGAAGTTGTATTTAAAACCTTAGATCCTCAGGAGTTTCATAAAAAATGCAAAAAAGAAGGCTTGGAAGGAGATATATACCGGGAAATCAACGAAATACTCTCCAATCCAACCCATATACAGGAAATAGAAAGAGAATACCCTCATAAAGAAATACACCGTAGAAACACAGGATATGCCTTAGATTATTTGGCACAAATGCAACCTTTTAAAGAAGATGGTGATCCTTTTAATATGTGCAAGTTAATAGCTGGCTCCGAAGGTACACTAATGCTGACTAGTAAAGTAAAGCTAAATCTCGTGCCGACTCCTCCCAAAAAACAGGCACTCATCTGCGTTCACTTTCATTCTTTAGAAGAGTCCTTATATGCAAACATTGAAGCACTCAAGCACGCACCCAGAGCTGTTGAGCTCATTGACGATAAGATCATTGAACTTACAGGACAAAGTACAGCACAACAAAGTAATCGGTTTTTCATATCGGGTAAACCAGCCGCCCTATTGGTGATTGAATTTGCGGAACACAGCATAGAGAAATTGGACAAAAAAACACAAAAGCTCATTGCAGATTTTAAAAGCAAGGAATTAGGTTATGCTTATCCAATCATTGAAGGTAAAAACATACAAAGAGTATGGGCGCTTCGCAAGGCTGGATTAGGTGTGCTTTCGAATATGAAAGGAGACAACTTACCTGTGGGTGTAATTGAAGACACTGCGCTAAGACCACAAGACTTACCACACTTTGCCCGCGACATCAAGCAATTACTCAATGGGTTTGGAAAAGATTGTGTTTTCTACGCCCATGTTGGGAGCGGAGAATTGCACCTCAGACCAGTGTTAAATCTCAAGGATCCGCAAGATGTAATACTCTTTAGAAAAATAGCAAAAGAAACCGCTCTTTTGGTAAAAAAATACCATGGCTCGCTCAGTGGAGAACATGGAGATGGTAGATTAAGAGGAGAGTTCATTCCATTCATGGTTGGAGATATGAATTACAAGCTACTCTTACGTATCAAACACATATTCGACCCAGAAGGCTTGTTCAACCCCGACAAAATTGTCAACACCCCACCTATGAATACCTCACTGCGGTACAGACAAGCCAATCCGCTAAAAAACATCACTACTGTATTTAAATGGGATGATACCGAAGGCATTGTTAGAGCCACCGAAAAATGTTCCGGCTCAGGAGACTGTTTAAAATCGGATATCATTGGGGGCACCATGTGCCCAAGCTACATGGCTACCCGTGATGAAAAACACACAACCCGTGGTAGGGCCAATATTTTACGGGAATATTTTACGGGAAGGTTAGCATCCGACGAACTGTACCTAGAGGATGTACATGAAACATTAAGTCTTTGTCTTTCCTGTAAGGCCTGTAAATCAGAATGCCCCTCAGGAGTTGACATTGCTAAACTAAAGGCTGAATTCTTGCAGCATTACTACAGCCAAAAAGGAACACCAGTCAAAGCACTACTGATTGGCTACCTACCCAGTATACAACACTTATTCTCTCCCTTTCCATGGATATACAACCTAGCCATCAAAACCCCTGGATTAAAAGTACTTCTCCCTAAAATGTTAGGTTTCAGCACCAAAAGATCCATTCCTCTCATGAACAACATTTCATTAAAGACATGGAGCAAGTGGCACAAAAAGGCCAACCCCAGACAAAAAACAGTCTACTTTTTTGCAGATGAGTTCACCAATTATTCAGAAAGCGACATCGGTATAAAAGCCATTCTTCTGCTAGAAAGGTTAGGATACAGGGTTTTCATTCCCCAGCACCTAAGTAGTGGCAGAACATTTATATCAAAGGGCTTATTAAAAAAAGCCAGAAAAATTGCCAACCGAAACATCGAAATGTTGGCCCCCATGGTTTCGTCAACAAGTCCTATCGTTGGCATTGAGCCTTCGGCTATTCTCACCTTTAGAGATGAATACCTCAACTTAGCCAAAGATGAATTGCTCAGTGCAGCACAAAAAATTAAAAAATGTACGTTCACCATTGAAGAATTTCTGGCCAATGAAATGAATAAGGGAAGGATTAAAAAGAATCAATTCACTACAGAAGCCAAGAAAATCCGTTTTCATGGACACTGTTACCAGAAAGCTCTTTCCAACACAAAATACATTCAGCAAGCCTTATCATTTCCCGAGAATTACGAGGCCGAGGAAATAGAATCGGGATGCTGTGGAATGGCTGGTTCTTTTGGTTTTGAAAAAGACACCTACGCTATTTCCATGAAGATTGCCGAAATGAAACTTCTTCCTGCCGTAAGAGAAACCAAACAAAGCACGCTGTTGGCTGCTTCGGGCACCTCTTGCCGTCACCAAATAAGGGAAGGTTCAGAAAGAGAAGCACTGCATCCTGTAGAAATACTCTATGATGCATTAGTATAA